The Polaribacter sp. Q13 sequence AACCGCCTTTGGTTTGGACAATTATTTGGTATGAGCGATCATATTAGTTACAACTTGGCAAACCAAGGGTATAATGTAGCCAAATATTTGCCTTTTGGTCCTGTTAGAGATGTGATGCCGTATTTAATACGAAGAGCAGAAGAAAACACTTCTGTAGCCGGACAAACAAGTAGAGAGTTAAATCTGTTAAAAACGGAAAGAAAGAGAAGAAAATTATAATGACGAGCGTTGAAGAAATAAAATTATTAATTTATAGAAATAAGTTAAGGCTTGCCCAAGAATTAAGGCAAAGTAAGGAAGCTGTTTTTTTAATAAAAAAAGCTACATATTCTAATTTAACACCGGTAGAAAAAGAGAAAATTAAAATACAGTTATTAGATATTTGTAAAGCAGTGCCTTCATTAGCTGTGTTTTTATTACCAGG is a genomic window containing:
- a CDS encoding LETM1 domain-containing protein, which encodes MTSVEEIKLLIYRNKLRLAQELRQSKEAVFLIKKATYSNLTPVEKEKIKIQLLDICKAVPSLAVFLLPGGALLLPLLIKLIPDILPSAFQDDLPEDKK